From Vitis vinifera cultivar Pinot Noir 40024 chromosome 3, ASM3070453v1, the proteins below share one genomic window:
- the LOC100260701 gene encoding xanthotoxin 5-hydroxylase CYP82C4, with translation MGFSLQLQDVTVFGILFAIICLWLVNAKGNKNKGRSPPEPSGAWPVMGHLHLLGADKPLHRTFGAMADEYGPIFSIRLGLRTALVVSSSEVAKECYTTKDKALANRPRSLAVKLMGYEHAMFAFERHGPYWRDVRRLAMVELLSNRQHEMLKHVRDSEVTFFIQELYGQWVDNGGSPVLVDMKKKFEHLVANLVMRTVAGKRCGNGESRWCQALGDFMNLMGQFMVSDAVPFLGWLDTVRGYTAKMKGTARQLDQVIGRWVEEHRQKRLSGSINEAEQDFIHAMLSVIDDAQFSGHDHDHDTVIKATCLTVMLASNDTIAITLTWALSLLMNNPHALKKAQEELDFHVGRNQQVYESDIKKLVYLQAIIKETLRLYPAGPLALPHEAMEDCTIAGFHIQAGTRLLVNLWKLHRDPTIWSDPLEFQPERFLTKHVGLDVRGQHFELLPFGSGRRMCPGISFALEILQLTLARLLHGFELGVVADSPLDMTEGVGLALPKATPLEVTLVPRLPSELYH, from the exons ATGGGATTCTCTCTTCAGCTTCAAGATGTCACAGTTTTCGGCATTCTTTTTGCAATTATCTGTCTGTGGTTGGTTAATGCCAAAGGCAACAAGAACAAAGGCAGAAGCCCACCAGAGCCCTCCGGGGCATGGCCTGTAATGGGTCACCTTCATCTTCTAGGAGCAGACAAGCCACTACATAGGACATTTGGAGCCATGGCTGATGAGTATGGACCAATCTTCTCCATTCGTCTTGGCCTTCGAACAGCTCTGGTGGTTAGTAGCTCGGAAGTAGCAAAAGAATGTTACACTACCAAGGACAAGGCACTCGCCAACCGACCAAGATCCTTAGCAGTAAAGCTCATGGGCTATGAACATGCCATGTTTGCGTTTGAACGTCACGGTCCATACTGGCGTGATGTGCGGAGGCTAGCCATGGTTGAGCTCCTCTCCAACCGCCAGCACGAGATGCTCAAGCATGTCCGGGACTCAGAAGTCACGTTTTTCATCCAAGAGCTCTATGGGCAATGGGTAGATAATGGAGGCAGCCCTGTTTTGGTGGACATGAAGAAAAAGTTTGAGCACCTGGTAGCAAATTTGGTGATGAGAACAGTTGCTGGGAAACGGTGTGGAAATGGCGAGTCAAGATGGTGCCAAGCCCTAGGTGATTTCATGAATCTAATGGGGCAATTTATGGTTTCTGATGCAGTACCCTTCCTTGGATGGTTAGACACAGTGAGGGGATATACAGCAAAAATGAAGGGAACAGCTAGGCAGTTGGATCAGGTTATTGGAAGATGGGTGGAGGAGCATCGTCAGAAGAGGCTTTCCGGAAGCATCAATGAGGCTGAGCAAGACTTCATTCACGCCATGCTGTCTGTTATAGATGATGCTCAGTTCTCTGGCCATGACCATGACCATGATACTGTCATCAAAGCCACTTGCTTG ACTGTCATGTTGGCGAGCAATGATACAATAGCGATCACACTCACCTGGGCACTCTCTCTGCTAATGAACAACCCTCATGCTCTAAAAAAGGCACAAGAAGAGTTGGACTTCCATGTGGGAAGGAATCAGCAAGTGTACGAATCAGATATAAAGAAGCTAGTCTACTTGCAAGCCATTATCAAGGAGACTTTACGACTATACCCTGCTGGGCCGCTTGCACTGCCACATGAGGCCATGGAGGACTGCACTATTGCTGGCTTCCACATCCAAGCTGGGACTCGCCTTCTGGTTAACCTCTGGAAGTTACACCGCGATCCCACAATTTGGTCGGATCCTTTGGAGTTCCAACCTGAGAGGTTCCTGACAAAGCATGTGGGTTTGGACGTTAGGGGTCAACATTTTGAACTTCTACCATTTGGGTCAGGCAGAAGGATGTGCCCAGGAATCTCATTTGCTCTGGAGATCCTGCAGCTGACACTAGCCAGATTGCTTCATGGTTTTGAATTGGGCGTGGTTGCAGATTCACCCCTGGATATGACTGAAGGTGTTGGGCTCGCTTTGCCTAAAGCAACTCCGCTGGAGGTCACCCTAGTCCCAAGGCTACCCTCCGAGCTCTACCACTAA
- the LOC100854128 gene encoding cytochrome P450 CYP82H23-like, producing MGYDHAMFGFSPYGPYWRDVRKLASVELLSNLQLELLNHVRDSEVKLFIKELYGQWIQNGDRPLLVEMKEKCWHMATNVMVSVVAGKQHFGTITNDYESRQCRKALGDLLYLSGIFMVFDANPLPWLVRHCERIYDKNEENN from the coding sequence ATGGGCTATGACCATGCCATGTTTGGTTTCTCTCCTTACGGGCCATACTGGCGTGATGTAAGGAAGTTGGCCTCGGTTGAGCTCCTCTCAAACCTCCAGCTTGAGTTACTCAACCATGTCCGGGACTCAGAAGTTAAGCTTTTCATCAAAGAGCTCTATGGGCAATGGATACAAAATGGGGACAGGCCTCTTTTGGTCGAGATGAAGGAGAAGTGTTGGCACATGGCAACAAATGTAATGGTGAGCGTAGTAGCTGGGAAACAGCATTTTGGCACCATTACAAACGACTATGAATCAAGACAGTGCCGGAAGGCCCTTGGCGATTTGTTATATCTTTCGGGGATATTTATGGTTTTTGATGCAAATCCCCTTCCTTGGCTGGTCAGACACTGTGAGAGGATATACGACAAAAATGAAGAGAACAACTAG